In a single window of the Microbacterium sp. SL75 genome:
- a CDS encoding FAD-binding dehydrogenase, with amino-acid sequence MDADVIIIGAGLAGLVASNELVRVGKRVIIVEQENAANLGGQAFWSFGGIFLVDSPMQRRLRVKDSFELAWQDWQGSAGWDRLDGAHPEDEWAQKWGRAYVEFAAGEKRAWLQQQGVRFTPVVGWAERGSLSAGGHGNSVPRFHVPWGTGTGISEPFAEKARKADAVDLRFRHRVDELVFTDGAVTGVRGAILAPDDSPRGVSSSREVVGEFELSAQAVVIASGGIGGDHERVRRWWPDRLGTPARTMVTGVPAHVDGRMLDIAADQGVRLVNRDRMWHYTEGLQNWNPVWPGHGIRILPGPSSMWLDARGRRLPLPGLPGYDTLGTLKILRSTPDLVEYDYSWFVLDQTIIKKEFALSGSEQNPDITNRDLALLLRTRLGRAAPGPVEDFKREGADFVVADTLAELVRGMNALTGDDLLDEDLIRRQLEARDREVVNPYSKDAQTIGIQNSRRFRGDRLFRTVPAHAILDPRHGPLIAVRLWIVTRKTLGGIQTDLDGRALNGSGMPIPGLYSAGEAAGFGGGGAHGYNALEGTFLGGCLFTGRTVGRALAGSL; translated from the coding sequence ATGGACGCCGACGTCATCATCATCGGAGCAGGGCTCGCGGGCCTCGTCGCCAGCAACGAGCTCGTGCGCGTGGGAAAGCGCGTGATCATCGTCGAGCAAGAGAACGCCGCCAACCTGGGCGGGCAGGCGTTCTGGTCGTTCGGCGGGATCTTCCTCGTCGACTCCCCCATGCAACGCCGTCTCCGGGTCAAGGACTCGTTCGAGCTCGCTTGGCAGGACTGGCAGGGCTCCGCCGGCTGGGACCGCCTGGATGGCGCGCACCCCGAGGACGAGTGGGCGCAGAAGTGGGGGCGGGCGTACGTCGAGTTCGCCGCCGGCGAGAAGCGCGCGTGGCTGCAACAGCAGGGCGTGAGGTTCACCCCCGTCGTCGGCTGGGCGGAACGCGGGTCGCTCAGCGCCGGGGGCCACGGCAACTCCGTTCCCCGCTTCCACGTGCCGTGGGGAACGGGCACCGGGATCTCGGAACCCTTCGCCGAAAAAGCGAGAAAGGCGGATGCCGTCGACCTGCGGTTCCGCCACCGGGTCGACGAACTGGTCTTCACCGACGGCGCCGTGACGGGCGTGCGCGGCGCGATCCTCGCCCCCGACGATTCCCCGCGCGGGGTGTCGTCGTCACGTGAGGTGGTCGGCGAGTTCGAGCTCTCGGCGCAGGCCGTCGTCATCGCCTCGGGCGGTATCGGCGGCGACCACGAGCGAGTGCGCCGCTGGTGGCCCGATCGCCTCGGCACTCCCGCGCGCACGATGGTCACCGGCGTCCCCGCGCACGTCGACGGACGCATGCTCGACATCGCCGCCGACCAGGGCGTGCGGCTGGTGAACCGCGATCGTATGTGGCATTACACCGAGGGGCTGCAGAACTGGAACCCCGTGTGGCCGGGTCACGGCATCCGGATCCTGCCCGGTCCCTCCTCGATGTGGCTCGACGCGCGCGGTCGCCGGTTGCCCCTCCCGGGGCTGCCCGGGTACGACACCCTCGGAACGTTGAAGATCCTGCGATCGACGCCCGACCTCGTCGAATACGACTACTCGTGGTTCGTGCTCGATCAGACGATCATCAAGAAGGAGTTCGCGCTGTCGGGGTCGGAGCAGAACCCCGACATCACCAACCGCGACCTGGCTCTGCTGCTGCGCACGCGGCTCGGGCGTGCCGCTCCCGGCCCGGTCGAGGACTTCAAGCGGGAGGGAGCCGACTTCGTCGTCGCCGACACCCTGGCCGAGCTCGTGCGCGGAATGAACGCCCTCACCGGAGACGACCTCCTCGACGAGGACTTGATCCGCCGGCAGCTCGAGGCGCGTGACCGCGAGGTCGTGAACCCGTACTCGAAAGACGCTCAGACCATCGGCATCCAGAACAGTCGACGCTTTCGCGGCGATCGACTCTTCCGCACGGTCCCCGCCCACGCGATCCTCGACCCCCGCCACGGCCCGCTCATCGCCGTACGACTCTGGATCGTCACGCGCAAGACGCTCGGCGGCATCCAGACCGACCTCGACGGCCGCGCCCTGAACGGATCCGGGATGCCGATCCCCGGCCTCTACTCGGCGGGCGAGGCCGCGGGCTTCGGCGGCGGCGGGGCCCACGGGTACAACGCCCTCGAGGGGACCTTCCTCGGCGGGTGCCTGTTCACTGGGCGGACGGTGGGGAGGGCGTTGGCGGGGAGTCTGTGA
- a CDS encoding ABC transporter permease, which yields MKILDLVGTAVANTFRSKTRTILTVLAIFVGAFTLTITNGLGTGINAFIDSTVSAMGASDALTVTKTSTDATASTGPQKYDPGAISSGRQSGPPGTTSEVTALTDQDITTLAAVPGIARVVPVKSVTIDYVQAPGGDPYVARAGSLVAGQTPQLGAGAAPDDGTETLEVALPDGLVAPMGFADAEAAVGATVTIAVTDPVRTRHTVEATVTGVTEEAFGSTTTLRTNAALEDALSAAQNTGVPADQLDRYASASATMAAGAKGTDVKAALTDAGYTGTTVADQLGTFEAVINGIVLVLNAFAIIALLAASFGIVNTLLMSVQERTREIGLMKAMGMGSGRVFTLFSLEAIFIGLLGSALGAVVAIGVGTAVSAQLATSLFSDLPGLQLIAFDPVSIVVTTLAVMGIAFLAGTLPAARAARADPVESLRYE from the coding sequence ATGAAAATCCTCGACCTCGTCGGCACCGCCGTCGCCAACACCTTCCGCTCGAAGACCCGCACGATCCTGACGGTGCTGGCGATCTTCGTCGGCGCCTTCACCCTCACCATCACCAACGGGCTCGGAACCGGCATCAACGCCTTCATCGACAGCACCGTCAGCGCGATGGGCGCCTCCGATGCGCTGACCGTGACGAAGACGAGCACCGACGCTACGGCATCCACGGGTCCTCAGAAATACGATCCGGGTGCCATCTCGTCGGGGCGTCAGTCGGGCCCTCCCGGAACGACGAGCGAGGTGACAGCGCTCACGGATCAGGACATCACGACGCTCGCAGCGGTGCCGGGTATCGCGCGGGTCGTACCGGTGAAGTCCGTGACGATCGACTACGTGCAGGCGCCCGGCGGTGACCCGTATGTCGCGCGGGCCGGGAGCCTCGTGGCGGGACAGACGCCGCAGCTGGGAGCGGGGGCAGCGCCCGACGACGGTACCGAGACGTTGGAGGTCGCCCTGCCCGACGGCCTGGTGGCGCCGATGGGCTTCGCCGACGCCGAAGCGGCCGTGGGTGCCACCGTGACCATCGCGGTCACCGATCCGGTGCGCACGCGACACACGGTCGAGGCGACGGTGACCGGGGTGACCGAGGAGGCCTTCGGCAGCACCACGACGCTGAGGACGAACGCCGCGCTCGAGGACGCCCTGTCGGCCGCGCAGAACACCGGCGTCCCCGCCGACCAGCTCGACCGGTACGCCTCGGCAAGCGCGACGATGGCAGCGGGTGCGAAAGGGACCGACGTGAAGGCCGCGCTCACCGACGCCGGCTACACCGGCACGACGGTCGCCGATCAGCTGGGCACCTTCGAAGCGGTGATCAACGGGATCGTGCTGGTCCTGAACGCCTTCGCGATCATCGCGCTGCTGGCCGCGAGCTTCGGCATCGTCAACACCCTGCTCATGTCGGTGCAGGAACGCACGCGGGAAATCGGCCTGATGAAGGCGATGGGCATGGGGAGCGGACGCGTGTTCACGCTCTTCAGCCTCGAGGCGATCTTCATCGGTCTGCTGGGCAGTGCGCTCGGCGCGGTCGTGGCGATCGGGGTGGGGACGGCGGTCAGCGCCCAACTCGCGACGAGCCTGTTCAGCGACCTACCCGGCCTGCAGCTCATCGCCTTCGATCCGGTGTCGATCGTCGTGACGACGCTGGCGGTGATGGGGATCGCTTTCCTCGCCGGAACATTGCCGGCGGCGCGTGCCGCGCGCGCCGACCCGGTCGAGTCGCTGCGATACGAGTGA
- a CDS encoding ABC transporter ATP-binding protein, whose amino-acid sequence MASDPAPPLLSVTDLHKSYGRGSARFDALRGVTLDIHRGESIAILGKSGSGKSTLMHLLALMDAPTRGTVRLDGVDATTLRGRRLNRTRNKTFGFVFQQFFLTPTASVFDNVVLPLKIAGVGRAERKRRGLAALAELDMGDKARNKATALSGGQKQRAVIARALVNDPQVIFADEPTGNLDSATGAVVEDILFRLNREHGITLIVVTHDEDLAARCDRRVQIRDGLIVAEERSAA is encoded by the coding sequence ATGGCATCCGATCCCGCTCCCCCACTCCTCTCGGTCACCGACCTGCACAAGTCGTACGGCCGAGGTTCCGCCCGCTTCGACGCGCTGCGCGGGGTGACCCTCGACATCCATCGCGGCGAGAGCATCGCGATCCTCGGCAAGAGCGGCTCGGGCAAGTCCACGCTCATGCACCTCTTGGCACTGATGGACGCACCTACGCGCGGCACCGTGCGCCTCGACGGAGTGGATGCCACGACCCTGCGCGGACGCCGGCTCAACCGCACGCGCAACAAGACCTTCGGTTTCGTGTTCCAGCAGTTCTTCCTGACGCCGACCGCGTCGGTGTTCGACAACGTCGTGCTGCCGCTGAAGATCGCCGGGGTGGGACGCGCCGAGCGCAAGCGTCGAGGGCTGGCCGCCCTGGCCGAGCTCGACATGGGCGACAAGGCCCGCAACAAGGCCACCGCTCTGTCGGGCGGACAGAAGCAGCGCGCGGTGATCGCGCGGGCGCTCGTGAACGACCCGCAGGTGATCTTCGCCGACGAGCCCACCGGCAACCTCGACTCGGCGACCGGAGCGGTCGTGGAGGACATCCTCTTCCGCCTCAATCGCGAGCACGGCATCACCCTGATCGTGGTGACGCACGACGAAGACCTGGCGGCGCGGTGCGACCGCCGCGTGCAGATCCGCGACGGCCTGATCGTCGCCGAAGAGCGGAGCGCGGCATGA
- a CDS encoding sensor histidine kinase codes for MSAPGSTMPARRAMRAARPWLVDLGFGFLIVGPAFAPIPVAEMRPANTLALVLVLLPAAVLPLRRVRPRVALAACAALYLGALSLGTLSPGATLALIVSMYAVAQRTTRRVSVPAGLVAVMVVAGVSIAITLVTGMDTRFLQVALALALAGAVGDASRSRRAYVEAVEERARRAEETREAEARRRVTEERLRIARDLHDAVAHRISVISLNAGVASSSIETRPEKAREALATIRTTSRDVLGEIGGMLSVLRTPDEAVALEQPGLARVPEVVESVRVAGWDVVVRDEIGTDAEASAIPIGIGIVAYRVVQEGLTNAMKHGSTRRAHVLMRRDGDVLEVVVTNPLDRMPDPEDAPPTSGFGLVGLRERVDAVRGELDAGLAPGGYRLAARLPLPAAARSETAP; via the coding sequence GTGAGCGCCCCCGGATCGACGATGCCCGCGCGTCGCGCGATGCGGGCGGCGCGTCCGTGGCTCGTCGACCTCGGCTTCGGCTTCCTCATCGTCGGACCCGCGTTCGCGCCCATCCCCGTCGCCGAGATGCGTCCGGCGAACACCCTCGCCCTTGTCCTGGTGCTGCTTCCGGCCGCGGTGCTGCCGCTGCGGCGCGTGCGTCCCCGGGTCGCGCTCGCCGCGTGCGCGGCGCTGTACCTGGGGGCGTTGAGCCTGGGAACCCTCTCTCCCGGCGCGACCCTCGCGCTGATCGTCTCGATGTACGCCGTCGCCCAGCGCACGACCCGGCGGGTGTCGGTCCCGGCTGGCCTCGTGGCCGTGATGGTCGTGGCGGGGGTGAGCATCGCCATCACGCTCGTCACCGGCATGGACACGCGTTTTCTTCAGGTGGCCCTCGCCCTCGCCCTCGCGGGCGCCGTCGGCGACGCATCCCGATCGCGACGCGCGTACGTCGAAGCGGTGGAGGAGCGGGCACGACGGGCCGAAGAGACCCGTGAGGCCGAGGCCCGTCGGCGCGTCACCGAGGAGCGCCTGCGCATCGCGCGCGACCTGCACGACGCGGTCGCGCACCGCATCTCGGTGATCAGCCTGAACGCCGGTGTCGCGTCGTCGTCGATCGAGACGCGACCCGAGAAGGCACGTGAGGCGCTCGCCACCATCCGCACCACCTCGCGCGACGTGCTCGGCGAGATCGGCGGGATGCTCAGCGTGCTCCGCACCCCCGACGAGGCCGTGGCCCTCGAGCAGCCCGGGCTCGCGCGCGTTCCCGAGGTGGTCGAGTCGGTGCGCGTGGCGGGGTGGGACGTCGTGGTGCGCGACGAGATCGGAACGGATGCCGAGGCCTCCGCCATCCCGATCGGAATCGGCATCGTGGCCTATCGCGTCGTGCAGGAGGGCCTCACGAACGCGATGAAGCACGGCAGCACGCGCCGCGCGCACGTCCTGATGCGTCGCGACGGGGACGTTCTCGAAGTCGTCGTCACGAACCCCCTGGATCGCATGCCCGACCCCGAGGACGCACCGCCGACGTCGGGGTTCGGGCTCGTCGGTCTGCGCGAGCGCGTCGACGCCGTGCGCGGTGAGCTCGACGCCGGCCTCGCCCCCGGCGGCTACCGGCTGGCCGCGCGTCTTCCCCTCCCCGCCGCCGCTCGATCGGAGACCGCCCCGTGA
- a CDS encoding response regulator, with product MTTVIVVDDQSLIRSAVRDLLDAAEGITVVGEAVDGETAVALARHLRPDVVVCDIRMPRMDGIDATAVICADPALTDTRVLILTTFEEDEYVVSALRAGASGFIGKGAEPDDIVRAVRAVHEGGALLSPTATRALIETWVRAAPAPVGAPPSLEALTDREREVLLLIARGHSNDEIAAQLFISPHTAKSHVKNTMLKLGAHDRAQLVIAAYESGLLRPGH from the coding sequence GTGACCACCGTGATCGTCGTCGACGACCAGTCGCTCATCCGCTCCGCCGTTCGCGATCTGCTCGACGCAGCCGAGGGGATCACGGTCGTGGGCGAGGCCGTCGACGGCGAGACTGCTGTCGCGCTCGCCCGGCACCTCCGACCCGATGTGGTCGTGTGCGACATCCGGATGCCGCGGATGGACGGCATCGACGCCACCGCGGTGATCTGCGCCGACCCGGCCCTCACCGACACCCGGGTGCTCATCCTGACCACCTTCGAGGAGGACGAGTACGTCGTTTCGGCTCTGCGGGCCGGGGCGAGCGGGTTCATCGGCAAGGGCGCCGAGCCCGACGACATCGTGCGGGCGGTGCGAGCGGTGCACGAGGGGGGAGCCCTGCTCTCTCCGACGGCCACGCGCGCGCTGATCGAGACCTGGGTGCGCGCGGCTCCCGCGCCGGTGGGTGCGCCCCCGTCGCTCGAGGCATTGACCGATCGCGAACGCGAGGTCTTGCTGCTCATCGCGCGCGGGCACTCGAACGACGAGATCGCCGCCCAGCTGTTCATCTCTCCGCACACGGCGAAGTCGCACGTGAAGAACACGATGCTCAAGCTCGGGGCCCACGATCGCGCGCAACTGGTGATCGCGGCGTACGAGAGCGGGCTGCTCCGCCCCGGTCACTGA
- a CDS encoding alternative tryptophan synthase beta-subunit — protein sequence MTRPRTVTHTYTLAGGWQKAHHAPLTAELAENLRRSGMTMVRARRGMFDSREISLRDYPPRRAEAPVVPR from the coding sequence ATGACTCGACCCCGCACGGTGACCCACACCTACACGCTGGCGGGCGGATGGCAGAAAGCGCATCACGCGCCCTTGACGGCAGAACTCGCCGAGAATCTGCGCCGCTCCGGCATGACCATGGTCCGCGCGCGTCGAGGCATGTTCGACAGCCGCGAGATCTCGCTTCGCGACTACCCACCGCGGCGAGCGGAGGCGCCCGTCGTCCCGCGCTGA
- a CDS encoding barstar family protein, translated as MTPRTIEIDGTTIHGIPSLYAELNRVFMPDEEWTLGESLDALDDLLYGGFGVLNGAESALVVWKRADIAREALGIDATREYYRAKLARPEVYSAATAQRALAALESGAGETYFELVVRVFRDHRNIELVLD; from the coding sequence ATGACCCCACGCACCATCGAGATCGACGGCACGACGATCCACGGCATCCCGTCGCTCTACGCCGAACTTAACCGCGTGTTCATGCCCGACGAGGAGTGGACGCTGGGCGAGAGCCTCGATGCCCTCGACGACCTGCTGTACGGCGGGTTCGGGGTGCTCAACGGGGCGGAGTCGGCGCTGGTGGTGTGGAAGCGGGCTGACATCGCGCGGGAAGCGCTGGGGATCGATGCGACGCGCGAGTACTACCGCGCCAAGCTCGCCCGGCCGGAGGTTTACTCCGCGGCCACCGCTCAGCGCGCCCTCGCTGCGCTCGAGTCGGGGGCAGGGGAGACGTACTTCGAGCTGGTGGTGAGGGTTTTCCGGGATCACCGGAACATCGAGCTGGTGCTCGACTGA
- a CDS encoding GAD-like domain-containing protein: MSVELFRDFVPVAPVPEAVIDRYRPSVEPALVELWQAQGFGLAADGFLRVVNPDYYTSMIGEFLPRSDMIPVLATAMGDVVVSFDGKYRVLQFRYARATGGVGSSLDLIGLFAAQESWLNRFMDYAPYAEAAVTYGSLNTLEDFDYIYAYKLPLPAGGPEGVEYLTRSRIFEHIAFTTQLAGPIPFAS; the protein is encoded by the coding sequence ATGAGTGTCGAACTGTTTAGAGATTTCGTGCCGGTTGCCCCGGTTCCCGAGGCGGTCATCGACCGATACCGCCCGTCGGTAGAGCCGGCTCTCGTCGAGCTGTGGCAGGCGCAAGGATTCGGCCTGGCTGCCGACGGGTTCCTGCGCGTGGTGAACCCGGATTACTACACCTCGATGATCGGAGAATTTCTTCCCCGGTCGGACATGATTCCGGTCCTCGCCACGGCCATGGGGGACGTGGTGGTCTCGTTCGACGGGAAGTACCGCGTCCTGCAGTTCCGCTATGCCCGGGCAACCGGCGGAGTCGGATCGAGTCTGGACCTCATCGGACTGTTCGCAGCCCAGGAGAGCTGGCTCAACAGATTCATGGACTACGCGCCGTACGCCGAGGCTGCCGTGACGTATGGCTCACTCAACACCCTCGAGGATTTCGATTACATCTATGCGTACAAGCTTCCGTTGCCTGCAGGAGGTCCAGAAGGGGTCGAGTACCTGACCCGTTCCCGCATTTTCGAGCACATCGCGTTCACCACGCAGCTTGCGGGGCCGATTCCGTTTGCGAGTTGA
- a CDS encoding polymorphic toxin type 15 domain-containing protein — protein MSNSLVAAPVDTTSAFSGAFLVTDGQALADAIQSGNWVEGGIAGFSAAMNTVAAVMDPIGTLIANGLGWLLDHIEPLKGWLNDLTGNAAEVQAFAATWSNVGARMSELGVTAQNRLADLDGLSGETITAYTAHVQGLSQHLTTSGQWAGAISTGLSMASSLVQMTHDLVRDAISQIVGMAISAAITAVATVGLATPVIAAQVGSRVSALVPRISKTITTVVNAFTKLRGLVDELSGMAGKALQFLTKWAGGGKGSSTVHAAETAAESLVRHPTQLDVDFTYNTKHSRPEWDRQITNAQDVLDNTTFETWLQRRDEFTGDRSSAVKAEQAAVREVALSDAIAQRVRSGMPYDEAEQAALEWMKSQHAIHRLDAVAGGDPLDFDGVGDAAVNSSIGSQWRSRVPDLEQAVRDIAATMTPEQLRNTLLNIKLGG, from the coding sequence ATGAGCAACTCGCTCGTGGCGGCTCCCGTGGATACGACATCCGCGTTCTCGGGCGCCTTCCTCGTCACCGATGGGCAGGCTCTGGCCGATGCCATCCAGAGCGGCAACTGGGTCGAGGGAGGGATCGCGGGATTCTCGGCCGCGATGAACACCGTCGCCGCCGTGATGGACCCCATCGGCACGCTGATCGCTAACGGCCTGGGGTGGCTGCTCGACCACATCGAGCCGCTCAAGGGATGGCTGAACGATCTCACGGGGAACGCGGCCGAAGTCCAGGCATTCGCCGCGACCTGGAGCAACGTGGGCGCCCGGATGAGCGAGCTCGGCGTCACCGCGCAGAACCGGCTCGCTGACCTCGACGGGCTATCGGGTGAGACCATCACCGCGTACACGGCGCACGTGCAGGGGCTGTCGCAGCACCTCACGACCTCGGGCCAATGGGCGGGGGCGATCTCGACGGGCTTGTCGATGGCGTCGTCGCTCGTGCAGATGACCCATGATCTCGTCCGAGACGCCATCAGTCAGATCGTCGGCATGGCGATCTCCGCCGCCATCACCGCCGTCGCGACAGTCGGTCTCGCGACGCCCGTGATCGCGGCGCAGGTCGGCTCGCGGGTCTCCGCACTCGTCCCGCGCATCAGCAAGACCATCACCACCGTCGTGAACGCCTTCACGAAGCTCCGCGGGCTCGTCGACGAGCTGAGCGGCATGGCGGGCAAGGCGTTGCAGTTCCTGACGAAGTGGGCCGGGGGCGGCAAAGGCTCCAGCACGGTACACGCCGCGGAAACTGCAGCCGAGAGCCTCGTGCGCCATCCGACTCAGTTGGACGTCGACTTCACGTACAACACGAAGCACAGTCGCCCCGAGTGGGATCGTCAGATCACCAACGCTCAGGACGTCTTGGACAACACGACGTTCGAGACATGGCTGCAGCGGAGGGATGAGTTCACCGGGGACCGCTCGAGCGCAGTGAAGGCCGAACAGGCCGCGGTGAGAGAGGTCGCCCTGAGTGACGCGATCGCCCAGCGCGTGCGGTCGGGCATGCCGTACGACGAGGCGGAGCAAGCTGCCCTTGAGTGGATGAAGTCTCAACATGCCATCCATCGGTTGGATGCTGTGGCTGGCGGGGATCCCCTCGACTTCGACGGAGTCGGGGATGCCGCTGTCAACTCATCAATCGGTTCTCAATGGCGGTCACGCGTCCCGGATCTCGAGCAAGCGGTTAGAGACATCGCTGCGACTATGACGCCGGAGCAACTCCGGAACACCCTCCTCAACATCAAACTCGGCGGATAG
- a CDS encoding YbaB/EbfC family nucleoid-associated protein encodes MYGSPEETLARIEEDTRRAQERGEKLPALQAAIADVRAKAVARTRDISVEVDAAGVVRDLEIADAALDRGGRRVSAEVMELIAKATKNARVRTLEVTTEIMGESDPIVGVVAAELIPDQEDDGVTRRGGLR; translated from the coding sequence GTGTACGGATCACCGGAAGAGACGCTCGCGCGGATCGAAGAAGATACGCGTCGAGCGCAGGAACGCGGCGAGAAGCTGCCCGCGCTGCAGGCCGCGATCGCCGATGTGCGAGCGAAGGCCGTGGCACGCACCCGGGACATCTCAGTCGAGGTGGACGCGGCGGGGGTCGTGCGCGACCTCGAGATCGCGGACGCGGCGCTGGACCGCGGGGGCCGACGCGTCAGCGCCGAGGTGATGGAGCTGATCGCGAAGGCGACGAAGAACGCCCGCGTTCGCACCCTAGAGGTGACCACCGAGATCATGGGCGAATCCGACCCCATCGTCGGCGTCGTGGCCGCGGAGCTCATTCCCGACCAGGAAGACGACGGAGTGACGCGCCGAGGAGGGCTGCGATGA
- a CDS encoding Na+/H+ antiporter, translated as MQGLEITVLLGLAMLVGTVLAPRLRVATPLVLLVIGLALGFIPELRQIELPPETVLLLFLPVMLFREAWTTSLRSVRRSLRYIIPMSTLLVVASAFAVAGVATWMGVPWEAALVLGAAVAPPDATAVAALGRLLPAKTFMKLKAESLTNDGTALVLYAIAVALLLGDQITPLQITGMVLLSYLGGAAAGVAVAAAAFFALRRMQSTLTINLTMVLVPFVSFLIAELVEASGVLAVVFAGLIMAWVSPRITTAMSRRAADATWPFGVYLLNGALFVLIGLEVQLVLHEISGSEIGLLLLVTVAAWVALFVVRYLFQWLFSPFSRPAAGSSRSLRHRSRVVSTVAGFRGAVSLAIALSVPVTTAEGAPVAGRDAIVFVTAGVIVLTLLVQGPLLPAVIRWAKLPNDDAAIEEYELAERAISGAALAALDDLATEHGISDRVRDRARREGYERLELANARAIARQRAIEERDLAELDASLGDEPSSTGPVPPDVPEAERRRAGADSTADSPDEAAAFTGPLQMIAVSDDIDVTQRSPLLRHKEAQRLRLAVLDRKREVLLRLRREGTIDDLVARKILAGLDLEEIRTRGLEKASE; from the coding sequence ATGCAGGGACTCGAGATCACGGTTCTGCTGGGCCTCGCGATGCTCGTGGGCACGGTCCTTGCACCGCGACTGCGCGTGGCCACACCGCTCGTGCTGCTCGTCATCGGCCTCGCCCTGGGCTTCATCCCGGAGCTCCGTCAGATCGAGCTCCCGCCCGAGACCGTGCTGCTGCTCTTCCTGCCCGTCATGCTGTTCCGCGAGGCGTGGACGACCTCTCTGAGGTCGGTGCGCCGGTCGCTGCGCTACATCATCCCCATGAGCACGCTTCTCGTCGTGGCATCCGCTTTCGCCGTCGCCGGGGTCGCGACGTGGATGGGGGTGCCGTGGGAAGCAGCCCTCGTGCTCGGTGCCGCAGTCGCTCCGCCCGACGCCACGGCCGTCGCAGCGCTCGGACGACTGTTGCCCGCCAAGACCTTCATGAAGCTCAAGGCCGAGAGCCTCACCAACGACGGCACCGCGCTCGTTCTCTACGCGATCGCCGTCGCCCTGCTGCTCGGTGACCAGATCACGCCGCTGCAGATCACCGGCATGGTGCTGCTGTCGTACCTCGGTGGCGCGGCGGCCGGTGTCGCGGTGGCGGCCGCCGCCTTCTTCGCCCTGCGCCGCATGCAGTCGACGCTCACGATCAACCTCACGATGGTGCTCGTCCCGTTCGTGTCGTTCCTCATCGCCGAACTCGTCGAGGCCTCGGGAGTGCTCGCCGTGGTGTTCGCCGGCCTCATCATGGCGTGGGTGTCGCCGCGCATCACCACCGCGATGTCGCGACGAGCGGCGGATGCCACGTGGCCCTTCGGCGTCTACCTGCTCAACGGTGCGCTCTTCGTGCTGATCGGGCTCGAGGTGCAACTCGTGCTGCACGAGATCTCGGGGTCGGAGATCGGTCTGCTGCTCCTGGTCACCGTTGCGGCGTGGGTCGCTCTCTTCGTCGTGCGGTACCTGTTCCAGTGGCTCTTCTCGCCGTTCTCGCGACCCGCCGCCGGATCATCGCGGTCGCTGAGGCATCGATCTCGCGTGGTGAGTACGGTGGCGGGATTCCGCGGCGCCGTATCGCTAGCGATCGCGTTGTCGGTGCCGGTTACCACGGCCGAGGGCGCACCCGTGGCCGGTCGCGACGCCATCGTGTTCGTCACGGCGGGCGTGATCGTGCTCACCCTGCTCGTCCAGGGTCCCCTGCTGCCCGCCGTGATCCGGTGGGCGAAGCTTCCGAACGACGACGCCGCGATCGAGGAGTACGAGCTCGCCGAGCGCGCGATCTCGGGTGCCGCCCTCGCCGCCCTCGACGACCTGGCGACCGAGCACGGCATCAGCGATCGCGTGCGCGACCGTGCGCGACGGGAAGGCTACGAGCGTCTCGAGCTGGCGAACGCCCGCGCGATCGCGCGTCAACGCGCGATCGAAGAGCGCGACCTCGCCGAGCTCGACGCGTCACTCGGCGATGAGCCCTCCTCCACGGGACCGGTGCCGCCCGACGTGCCCGAAGCCGAGCGTCGCCGCGCGGGCGCCGACAGCACGGCGGACAGCCCCGACGAGGCAGCGGCCTTCACCGGGCCCCTGCAGATGATCGCCGTGAGCGACGACATCGACGTCACCCAGCGCTCTCCCCTGCTTCGCCACAAGGAGGCGCAGCGACTGCGGCTGGCGGTGCTGGACCGCAAGCGCGAGGTGCTGCTGCGACTGCGCCGCGAGGGCACCATCGACGACCTCGTCGCGCGGAAGATCCTCGCGGGCCTCGACCTCGAGGAGATCCGCACGCGGGGGCTCGAGAAGGCGAGCGAGTAG